The window GGGAGCAGGCGCCTTCCAACTGCAGTTACGACATCGGTCCAGGCGATCCGTCGTTGGCACTCCTGCGCGCCTCGACCCCATGACGAGAGCCGGATCGCTGCTCGATCGGAGCCGTCTCCCGGCTTGTCTCACAAGTGACACACTCCGTTATGACCCCGGTCAGCATCCGCGACCTGCGCAATCACGGCGGTGACGTCGTGGACCGGGTCGAACGCGGCGAGACGGTGACGGTCACCCGGGCGGGCCGGCCGGTGGCGGAGCTACGGCCCGTGCCGAAAGCCGGCCTCACCGCCGATGAGCTGCTGGGCCGCTGCCGGCGTCTTCCCGTCGTCGACCCGGCCGCCCTGCGCCGCGATATCGACGCCGTGATCGACACCAGCCTGTGGTGACCGACCGCCACCCCCGGGGCGTCCTCGATACGTTTACGTTCGTCTCGCCAATCGGGTGACCGATGCCGCAGCACTGCCCCATGAGCCGCTCATCACCACGGTCACCTTGGCCGAGGTGTCGGTCGGCCCGATCCTGGCGATGACGGACGACGAGCGGGCCAGACGCCAGGCCCATCTGCAAGAGGCCGAAGCCGACTTCGACCCTCTGCCTTTCGACGTCGACGCCGCCCGCGCGTTCGCCCGCGTGGCGTCTTCGCTCCGCACCGCCGGCCGCAAACCCACGGCGCGGTCTTTCGAGGCCCTCGTCGCCGCCACCGCCCTCGCTCACCAGCTTCCCGTCTATACGTGCAACGCAGGCGACTTCGAGGGGATCGACGGCCTCGAGGTCGTACCCGTAGGCCTCCCTGACAGCTGAACCCGCCCGATCTTCCCCCGTCGTTGGTGTCGCCGCCCGGCGGCTCCTCGCTGCCTCTCCCCCACTCGGTCATCCGCGGGGGCGACCACCGGGTCCTGATCGATGAGCTGCTCGAGAGGCGCCACGGTGCTGCCGGACCACTTGGAGGTGACCGTCGCCGGCGTCCCCAGGCTGAACGTCCTGCTCGAGGAGGTGGGGCTCAAGAAGTCGAAGATCAGTGGTGTCGGAGGGCCGATCCGTACTCGACGCCCACGCTGGGCCTGCGGACCGAGCTGGCGCTGGCGGGGTGGGCAATCCGGCGAAGGGCGCTATACCCGGCGCCCGAGCCAGCGGACCGCC of the Acidimicrobiales bacterium genome contains:
- a CDS encoding type II toxin-antitoxin system VapC family toxin; translation: MTDAAALPHEPLITTVTLAEVSVGPILAMTDDERARRQAHLQEAEADFDPLPFDVDAARAFARVASSLRTAGRKPTARSFEALVAATALAHQLPVYTCNAGDFEGIDGLEVVPVGLPDS
- a CDS encoding type II toxin-antitoxin system prevent-host-death family antitoxin, which encodes MTPVSIRDLRNHGGDVVDRVERGETVTVTRAGRPVAELRPVPKAGLTADELLGRCRRLPVVDPAALRRDIDAVIDTSLW